The following are encoded in a window of Clarias gariepinus isolate MV-2021 ecotype Netherlands chromosome 8, CGAR_prim_01v2, whole genome shotgun sequence genomic DNA:
- the asb5b gene encoding ankyrin repeat and SOCS box protein 5b isoform X3, with protein sequence MPEVPGAEHERSGNTSKKRKQENLDELSARKKSRWGILTSQGSWADRSPLHEAASQGRLLALKTLLSQGYNANLVTIDHVTPLHEACLGDHVACARALIEAGANVNATTIDGVTPLFNACSAGSSTCTEVLLEHGANLQPEPCQPSPIHEASSKGRTACVEALISWGADVDYDIPHLGTPLYIACASRELQCTRKLLDGGANVQKGRFLDTPLHAAAQKDCPEIVKVLLEFGANINARNLELQRAVETAPPSSLAERMLLHYEVNPRSLSELCRLCIREYLGRTRLHLIPQLRLPPLLHRFLQHR encoded by the exons atgcctGAAGTTCCCGGGGCAGAGCACGAGCGCTCCGGAAACACGagcaagaaaagaaagcagGAGAATTTGGACGAGTTGTCCGCTAGAAAGAAATCTCGCTGGGGGATTTTAACCAGTCAGG GCTCATGGGCGGACAGATCTCCACTCCATGAAGCTGCAAGCCAGGGACGCCTTCTGGCCCTAAAGACCCTGCTCTCACAg GGTTACAATGCAAACCTTGTCACCATTGATCATGTGACTCCACTGCACGAGGCGTGTCTGGGCGATCACGTGGCGTGTGCCAGAGCGCTCATCGAGGCCGGAGCTAAC gtcaATGCTACCACCATCGATGGCGTGACCCCTCTATTTAACGCCTGCTCTGCGGGCAGTTCTACGTGTACAGAGGTTCTACTGGAGCACGGTGCTAATCTACAGCCTGAGCCATGCCAACCCTCACCCATCCACGAGGCCAGCAGTAAAG GAAGGACGGCGTGTGTGGAGGCTCTGATATCTTGGGGAGCAGATGTGGATTACGACATTCCTCACTTAGGAACGCCACTTTACATCGCCTGCGCCTCCCGAGAGCTCCAGTGCACACGCAAACTTCTAGATGGAG GCGCTAACGTACAGAAGGGGCGATTCCTGGACACTCCGCTTCACGCCGCCGCGCAGAAAGACTGCCCAGAGATTGTGAAAGTGCTGCTGGAGTTCGGCGCCAACATCAACGCTCGAAACCTGGAGCTGCAGAGGGCGGTGGAGACGGCGCCCCCTAGCAGCCTGGCAGAACGCATGTTACTGCATTATGAAG ttAATCCACGCTCTCTGAGTGAGCTGTGCAGGTTGTGTATCAGAGAGTACCTGGGACGCACAAGGCTTCATCTCATCCCTCAGCTCAGACTGCCGCCTCTACtccacagattcctgcagcacAGATag
- the asb5b gene encoding ankyrin repeat and SOCS box protein 5b isoform X2, translating to MLQPGAANHQALIDHQQVCRPLFCILMQAVMSYSYQWLDVPWGDGDLGSWADRSPLHEAASQGRLLALKTLLSQGYNANLVTIDHVTPLHEACLGDHVACARALIEAGANVNATTIDGVTPLFNACSAGSSTCTEVLLEHGANLQPEPCQPSPIHEASSKGRTACVEALISWGADVDYDIPHLGTPLYIACASRELQCTRKLLDGGANVQKGRFLDTPLHAAAQKDCPEIVKVLLEFGANINARNLELQRAVETAPPSSLAERMLLHYEVNPRSLSELCRLCIREYLGRTRLHLIPQLRLPPLLHRFLQHR from the exons atgttgcagccaggtgctgctaatcatcaggccttgattgatcatcagcaggtgtgcagacctctattcTGCATTCTAATGCAG GCGGTCATGTCATACTCGTATCAGTGGCTAGACGTGCCTTGGGGAGATGGAGACCTGG GCTCATGGGCGGACAGATCTCCACTCCATGAAGCTGCAAGCCAGGGACGCCTTCTGGCCCTAAAGACCCTGCTCTCACAg GGTTACAATGCAAACCTTGTCACCATTGATCATGTGACTCCACTGCACGAGGCGTGTCTGGGCGATCACGTGGCGTGTGCCAGAGCGCTCATCGAGGCCGGAGCTAAC gtcaATGCTACCACCATCGATGGCGTGACCCCTCTATTTAACGCCTGCTCTGCGGGCAGTTCTACGTGTACAGAGGTTCTACTGGAGCACGGTGCTAATCTACAGCCTGAGCCATGCCAACCCTCACCCATCCACGAGGCCAGCAGTAAAG GAAGGACGGCGTGTGTGGAGGCTCTGATATCTTGGGGAGCAGATGTGGATTACGACATTCCTCACTTAGGAACGCCACTTTACATCGCCTGCGCCTCCCGAGAGCTCCAGTGCACACGCAAACTTCTAGATGGAG GCGCTAACGTACAGAAGGGGCGATTCCTGGACACTCCGCTTCACGCCGCCGCGCAGAAAGACTGCCCAGAGATTGTGAAAGTGCTGCTGGAGTTCGGCGCCAACATCAACGCTCGAAACCTGGAGCTGCAGAGGGCGGTGGAGACGGCGCCCCCTAGCAGCCTGGCAGAACGCATGTTACTGCATTATGAAG ttAATCCACGCTCTCTGAGTGAGCTGTGCAGGTTGTGTATCAGAGAGTACCTGGGACGCACAAGGCTTCATCTCATCCCTCAGCTCAGACTGCCGCCTCTACtccacagattcctgcagcacAGATag
- the asb5b gene encoding ankyrin repeat and SOCS box protein 5b isoform X4, with translation MERVLENMLCLSTSLHTLHAGSWADRSPLHEAASQGRLLALKTLLSQGYNANLVTIDHVTPLHEACLGDHVACARALIEAGANVNATTIDGVTPLFNACSAGSSTCTEVLLEHGANLQPEPCQPSPIHEASSKGRTACVEALISWGADVDYDIPHLGTPLYIACASRELQCTRKLLDGGANVQKGRFLDTPLHAAAQKDCPEIVKVLLEFGANINARNLELQRAVETAPPSSLAERMLLHYEVNPRSLSELCRLCIREYLGRTRLHLIPQLRLPPLLHRFLQHR, from the exons GCTCATGGGCGGACAGATCTCCACTCCATGAAGCTGCAAGCCAGGGACGCCTTCTGGCCCTAAAGACCCTGCTCTCACAg GGTTACAATGCAAACCTTGTCACCATTGATCATGTGACTCCACTGCACGAGGCGTGTCTGGGCGATCACGTGGCGTGTGCCAGAGCGCTCATCGAGGCCGGAGCTAAC gtcaATGCTACCACCATCGATGGCGTGACCCCTCTATTTAACGCCTGCTCTGCGGGCAGTTCTACGTGTACAGAGGTTCTACTGGAGCACGGTGCTAATCTACAGCCTGAGCCATGCCAACCCTCACCCATCCACGAGGCCAGCAGTAAAG GAAGGACGGCGTGTGTGGAGGCTCTGATATCTTGGGGAGCAGATGTGGATTACGACATTCCTCACTTAGGAACGCCACTTTACATCGCCTGCGCCTCCCGAGAGCTCCAGTGCACACGCAAACTTCTAGATGGAG GCGCTAACGTACAGAAGGGGCGATTCCTGGACACTCCGCTTCACGCCGCCGCGCAGAAAGACTGCCCAGAGATTGTGAAAGTGCTGCTGGAGTTCGGCGCCAACATCAACGCTCGAAACCTGGAGCTGCAGAGGGCGGTGGAGACGGCGCCCCCTAGCAGCCTGGCAGAACGCATGTTACTGCATTATGAAG ttAATCCACGCTCTCTGAGTGAGCTGTGCAGGTTGTGTATCAGAGAGTACCTGGGACGCACAAGGCTTCATCTCATCCCTCAGCTCAGACTGCCGCCTCTACtccacagattcctgcagcacAGATag
- the asb5b gene encoding ankyrin repeat and SOCS box protein 5b isoform X5 — protein sequence MSYSYQWLDVPWGDGDLGSWADRSPLHEAASQGRLLALKTLLSQGYNANLVTIDHVTPLHEACLGDHVACARALIEAGANVNATTIDGVTPLFNACSAGSSTCTEVLLEHGANLQPEPCQPSPIHEASSKGRTACVEALISWGADVDYDIPHLGTPLYIACASRELQCTRKLLDGGANVQKGRFLDTPLHAAAQKDCPEIVKVLLEFGANINARNLELQRAVETAPPSSLAERMLLHYEVNPRSLSELCRLCIREYLGRTRLHLIPQLRLPPLLHRFLQHR from the exons ATGTCATACTCGTATCAGTGGCTAGACGTGCCTTGGGGAGATGGAGACCTGG GCTCATGGGCGGACAGATCTCCACTCCATGAAGCTGCAAGCCAGGGACGCCTTCTGGCCCTAAAGACCCTGCTCTCACAg GGTTACAATGCAAACCTTGTCACCATTGATCATGTGACTCCACTGCACGAGGCGTGTCTGGGCGATCACGTGGCGTGTGCCAGAGCGCTCATCGAGGCCGGAGCTAAC gtcaATGCTACCACCATCGATGGCGTGACCCCTCTATTTAACGCCTGCTCTGCGGGCAGTTCTACGTGTACAGAGGTTCTACTGGAGCACGGTGCTAATCTACAGCCTGAGCCATGCCAACCCTCACCCATCCACGAGGCCAGCAGTAAAG GAAGGACGGCGTGTGTGGAGGCTCTGATATCTTGGGGAGCAGATGTGGATTACGACATTCCTCACTTAGGAACGCCACTTTACATCGCCTGCGCCTCCCGAGAGCTCCAGTGCACACGCAAACTTCTAGATGGAG GCGCTAACGTACAGAAGGGGCGATTCCTGGACACTCCGCTTCACGCCGCCGCGCAGAAAGACTGCCCAGAGATTGTGAAAGTGCTGCTGGAGTTCGGCGCCAACATCAACGCTCGAAACCTGGAGCTGCAGAGGGCGGTGGAGACGGCGCCCCCTAGCAGCCTGGCAGAACGCATGTTACTGCATTATGAAG ttAATCCACGCTCTCTGAGTGAGCTGTGCAGGTTGTGTATCAGAGAGTACCTGGGACGCACAAGGCTTCATCTCATCCCTCAGCTCAGACTGCCGCCTCTACtccacagattcctgcagcacAGATag